One genomic segment of Pandoraea thiooxydans includes these proteins:
- a CDS encoding JmjC domain-containing protein, which yields MKRSLQPPSLLGGLSPTEFMRRYWHRQPLLIRQAIPGFAPLLDRAALLALATRDDVESRLIRKVRQHWTLSSGPFEASELPSARARQWTLLLQGVNLHHDGARALLDQFRFVPDARLDDLMISYATDGGGVGPHFDSYDVFLLQAHGTRRWRISAQQDHTLIDGLPLKILKNFKAEQEWDLTPGDMLYLPPGYAHDGVALGECMTYSIGFRAPTNREILQNFLYFLAENTDELPLGRAFEGRYADPWQPSVAHPARLPDQMIDHIAAQLARVRWRRQDIARFLGQWLSEPKPQVYFTPPESPMARGSFVRRARAHGVVLARQSQCLYEKGQSFINGEIQPLPGIVQKWFRRLADTRRLSQADCAKLPAPPAPDWDILYEWYCAGWIELSP from the coding sequence ATGAAAAGATCCTTGCAACCACCCTCGCTGCTCGGCGGCCTCTCGCCAACCGAATTCATGCGGCGCTACTGGCACCGCCAACCGCTGCTGATTCGCCAGGCGATTCCCGGCTTCGCGCCATTGCTGGACCGCGCCGCACTGCTCGCGCTGGCGACCCGGGACGACGTCGAGTCCCGTCTGATCCGGAAGGTCCGACAACACTGGACGCTATCGAGCGGGCCGTTCGAGGCATCCGAGCTACCAAGCGCACGCGCGCGTCAATGGACGCTCCTGCTGCAGGGAGTGAATCTGCATCACGATGGCGCACGCGCGCTGCTGGATCAGTTCCGCTTCGTGCCGGACGCGCGGCTGGATGATCTCATGATCAGCTACGCCACCGACGGCGGCGGCGTCGGGCCGCACTTCGATTCGTACGACGTATTCCTGTTGCAGGCGCACGGGACCCGCCGATGGCGCATTTCCGCCCAACAGGATCACACGCTCATCGACGGCTTGCCGTTGAAAATACTGAAAAACTTCAAGGCAGAACAGGAATGGGATCTGACCCCCGGCGACATGCTCTACCTGCCGCCAGGCTATGCACACGACGGCGTCGCGCTAGGTGAATGCATGACCTATTCGATCGGCTTCCGGGCACCGACCAATCGCGAGATACTGCAAAACTTTCTCTATTTTCTGGCTGAAAATACTGACGAACTACCGCTTGGCCGCGCGTTTGAAGGGCGTTACGCCGACCCCTGGCAACCGTCTGTCGCACACCCGGCACGCCTGCCAGACCAAATGATCGATCACATCGCCGCACAGTTGGCGAGAGTCCGATGGCGCCGGCAGGACATCGCCCGCTTCCTCGGGCAATGGTTGAGCGAACCCAAACCCCAGGTCTATTTCACGCCGCCGGAGTCACCCATGGCGCGGGGCTCCTTTGTGCGTCGCGCTCGCGCGCACGGCGTCGTGCTGGCGCGTCAAAGTCAATGCCTGTATGAGAAAGGCCAGTCATTTATCAACGGGGAAATTCAACCGCTGCCCGGCATCGTGCAAAAGTGGTTTCGCCGATTGGCCGACACTCGCCGACTGAGTCAGGCCGATTGCGCAAAGCTGCCGGCGCCGCCCGCGCCAGACTGGGACATTCTGTACGAATGGTATTGCGCCGGATGGATCGAACTCAGTCCCTAA
- the mutS gene encoding DNA mismatch repair protein MutS: MAVSPKAAADRDSTLDNHTPMMQQYLRIKADHPDTLVFYRMGDFYELFFDDAEKASRLLDLTLTARGASAGTPIKMAGVPHHAAEQYLAKLVKLGESVAICEQIGDPATAKGPVERKVVRVVTPGTLTDAALLSDKVDQYLLALYAQPARKAGAPKLGLAWLNLAGGELRLLDVAPDRLEREFERIRPAETLVADSQIDAVKGLAHGALTRLPDWHFDITAGTQRLCDQLGVTQLSAFGCDGLAPALGAVGALLQYAAATQGQSLRHVQKLIVERESAYIGLDSATRRNLELTETLRGTDSPTLLSLLDTCSTTMGSRLLRHWLHHPWRDQQIPRARQQAIGVLTDDASGAVWRPLRNELRRIADVERITARLALLSARPRDLSSLRDSLQQLPQLQAALAPAQGGAAHLLDTLYAELAAPEACVDMLARAIAAEPAAILRDGGVIARGFDAELDELRDISENCGQFLVDLEARERARTGIPNLRVEYNKVHGFYIEVTRGQTDKVPDDYRRRQTLKNAERYITPELKTFEDKALSAQERSLAREKMLYDALLQSLLPHIADCQRIAAALAQLDVLCTLAERAGALRWVAPTLSDEPALSIIQGRHPVVENQVERFIANDCQLDSARKLLLITGPNMGGKSTFMRQTALIALLAYVGSYVPADQATFGPLDAIYTRIGAADDLAGGRSTFMVEMTESAAILHNATEQSLVLMDEIGRGTSTFDGLALAWAIARQLLTHNRCFTLFATHYFELTQLPEEFPQAANVHLDAIEHGDGIVFLHAVQDGPASQSYGLQVAQLAGVPPAVIRAARKHLAALEQQSLNTAAPQMDLFATPHFDAIEATPVTPAPSAAQQAILDRIEAIDPDNLRPREALEALYELRSLLDKT, encoded by the coding sequence ATGGCCGTATCACCCAAGGCAGCTGCCGATCGCGATAGCACCCTCGATAACCACACGCCGATGATGCAGCAATACCTGCGCATCAAGGCCGATCATCCCGACACGCTCGTGTTTTATCGCATGGGCGATTTCTACGAATTGTTCTTCGACGATGCGGAAAAAGCATCTCGCCTGCTCGACCTCACGCTGACCGCACGCGGCGCCTCTGCCGGCACGCCGATCAAGATGGCCGGGGTGCCGCATCACGCGGCAGAGCAATACCTCGCCAAACTGGTCAAACTCGGCGAATCGGTCGCAATCTGCGAACAGATCGGAGACCCGGCCACCGCCAAAGGCCCGGTCGAGCGAAAGGTGGTCAGGGTCGTCACGCCTGGCACGCTGACCGACGCGGCACTGTTGTCCGACAAGGTCGACCAATACCTGCTGGCGCTATACGCGCAGCCGGCGCGCAAGGCGGGAGCCCCCAAACTTGGGCTCGCCTGGCTCAATCTGGCCGGCGGTGAATTGCGCCTGCTCGATGTTGCGCCGGATCGTCTGGAGCGTGAGTTCGAGCGCATTCGTCCTGCCGAGACGCTCGTAGCGGACAGCCAGATTGATGCCGTCAAAGGGCTCGCTCACGGCGCTCTGACGCGACTACCGGACTGGCATTTCGACATCACCGCGGGAACCCAACGCCTGTGCGATCAACTGGGGGTAACGCAGCTAAGCGCCTTCGGGTGCGATGGCCTTGCCCCAGCCCTCGGCGCGGTCGGCGCACTGCTCCAATACGCTGCGGCGACTCAGGGGCAGTCACTGCGGCACGTGCAAAAATTGATCGTCGAGCGCGAGTCTGCGTACATCGGCCTGGACAGCGCCACGCGCCGCAACCTCGAACTCACGGAAACCCTGCGCGGCACGGATTCGCCGACGCTGCTCTCGCTGCTCGATACCTGCAGCACCACCATGGGCAGCCGGCTATTGCGCCACTGGTTGCATCATCCCTGGCGCGATCAGCAAATCCCGCGCGCGCGCCAGCAAGCCATCGGCGTGCTGACCGACGATGCATCCGGTGCCGTCTGGCGGCCGTTGCGCAATGAATTGCGCCGCATCGCCGATGTCGAGCGCATCACCGCCCGGCTGGCACTGTTATCGGCCAGACCGCGAGATCTATCGAGCCTGCGCGACTCGTTGCAGCAGTTGCCACAGTTGCAGGCCGCCTTGGCTCCGGCGCAAGGTGGAGCAGCGCATTTGCTCGACACCCTTTATGCCGAGCTGGCGGCGCCCGAAGCGTGCGTCGACATGCTGGCCCGCGCGATCGCTGCCGAGCCTGCCGCGATACTGCGCGACGGCGGCGTCATCGCGCGAGGCTTCGACGCCGAGCTCGATGAATTGCGGGACATTTCCGAAAACTGCGGACAGTTCTTGGTCGATCTGGAGGCGCGCGAGCGAGCGCGCACCGGCATCCCCAATCTGCGCGTCGAATACAACAAGGTTCACGGCTTTTATATCGAGGTCACGCGCGGTCAAACCGACAAGGTGCCGGACGACTATCGGCGTCGCCAAACGCTCAAAAACGCGGAGCGCTACATCACGCCGGAACTCAAGACCTTCGAGGACAAGGCGCTATCGGCTCAGGAGCGCTCCCTGGCGCGCGAGAAGATGTTATACGACGCGCTGCTGCAATCGTTGTTGCCCCATATCGCGGATTGCCAGCGCATTGCCGCCGCACTGGCCCAGCTGGATGTGCTGTGCACGCTGGCCGAGCGCGCCGGCGCGCTGCGCTGGGTAGCGCCAACCCTGAGCGACGAGCCGGCGCTCTCGATCATTCAAGGCAGGCACCCGGTGGTGGAAAATCAAGTCGAGCGCTTTATCGCCAATGATTGCCAACTGGACTCGGCGCGCAAATTGCTGCTGATCACCGGCCCCAACATGGGCGGCAAATCGACTTTCATGCGCCAGACTGCGCTGATTGCATTGCTCGCCTATGTCGGCAGCTACGTTCCCGCCGACCAGGCGACCTTCGGTCCGCTCGACGCTATCTATACGCGCATCGGCGCAGCCGACGACCTGGCTGGCGGCCGTTCGACCTTCATGGTCGAAATGACGGAGTCGGCCGCGATTTTGCACAATGCGACCGAACAAAGTCTGGTCCTGATGGACGAAATCGGGCGCGGCACATCGACCTTCGACGGTTTGGCGCTGGCGTGGGCGATCGCGCGTCAGCTATTGACACACAATCGCTGCTTCACGCTTTTCGCCACCCATTATTTCGAGCTGACTCAATTGCCCGAGGAATTCCCGCAGGCGGCCAATGTCCATCTCGATGCCATCGAACACGGCGACGGCATTGTGTTCCTGCACGCAGTACAGGACGGACCGGCTAGCCAGAGCTACGGATTGCAGGTCGCGCAGTTGGCCGGAGTTCCACCTGCCGTGATTCGGGCCGCGCGCAAACATCTGGCCGCGCTCGAGCAGCAATCGCTCAACACCGCAGCGCCGCAGATGGATCTGTTTGCCACGCCGCACTTCGACGCCATCGAAGCGACTCCTGTCACGCCTGCACCCAGCGCGGCGCAACAGGCCATTCTGGACCGCATCGAGGCAATCGACCCGGATAATCTCCGTCCGCGCGAGGCGCTTGAGGCGCTATACGAGCTGCGCAGCCTGCTGGACAAGACCTAG
- the infC gene encoding translation initiation factor IF-3, whose protein sequence is MATEKSHRINGEITAPEVRLVGVDGEPIGVVKLAEAFRMSEEGDLDLVEIAPQAQPPVCRLMDYGKFKYQESKKAHEAKLKQKVIQIKEVKFRPGTDEGDYQVKLRNLQRFLDEGDKTKITLRFRGREMAHQEIGMRVLERLRADLDEIGQVEQMPKMEGRQMIMVLAPKRKK, encoded by the coding sequence ATCGCTACGGAGAAGTCGCATCGCATCAACGGCGAAATTACCGCGCCGGAAGTGCGTCTAGTTGGGGTCGACGGGGAACCGATCGGCGTCGTTAAACTGGCTGAAGCCTTCCGGATGTCCGAGGAAGGCGATCTGGATTTGGTCGAGATTGCGCCGCAGGCGCAACCGCCGGTGTGTCGGCTGATGGATTACGGTAAATTCAAATACCAGGAATCCAAGAAGGCGCACGAGGCCAAGCTCAAGCAAAAGGTCATCCAGATCAAGGAAGTCAAATTCCGTCCTGGGACAGACGAGGGTGACTACCAGGTTAAGTTGCGCAATCTACAGCGTTTCTTGGACGAGGGTGACAAGACCAAGATAACGTTACGTTTTCGCGGGCGCGAAATGGCTCACCAGGAGATCGGCATGCGCGTGCTGGAACGCTTGCGTGCGGATCTCGACGAAATTGGGCAGGTCGAGCAAATGCCCAAGATGGAAGGGCGCCAGATGATCATGGTGCTCGCGCCCAAAAGGAAGAAGTGA
- a CDS encoding FKBP-type peptidyl-prolyl cis-trans isomerase: MKIEKNTVVSVAYTLSDAQGNLIEESGDEPMVYLHGGYDGTFPKIEEALDGQDIGFEAQLQLEPEDAFGDYDPELIKVEERGRFPEPLEVGMQFEGSPEDGDDEAQILIYTVTDVADDKVVLDGNHPLAGMALRFSLKVTDVREATEDEIEHEHAHGASGLEVLDEDDQGEADGEQDDRDGTPRILH, from the coding sequence ATGAAGATTGAAAAAAATACCGTCGTGTCGGTGGCGTACACGCTGTCAGATGCCCAAGGCAATCTGATCGAGGAAAGTGGCGACGAACCGATGGTTTATTTGCATGGCGGCTATGATGGCACGTTCCCGAAAATCGAGGAAGCGCTGGATGGCCAGGATATCGGGTTTGAGGCGCAGCTGCAGTTGGAGCCCGAGGATGCATTTGGCGATTATGATCCCGAACTGATCAAGGTCGAGGAGCGCGGCCGTTTTCCCGAGCCGCTGGAAGTCGGCATGCAGTTCGAGGGATCGCCCGAAGACGGCGACGATGAGGCGCAGATCCTGATCTACACGGTGACCGACGTGGCCGACGACAAAGTTGTGCTTGACGGCAACCACCCGCTGGCGGGTATGGCATTGAGATTTTCTCTCAAGGTCACTGACGTCCGGGAAGCTACCGAGGACGAAATCGAGCATGAGCACGCACATGGTGCGAGCGGACTCGAAGTTCTCGACGAGGACGATCAGGGTGAGGCCGACGGCGAGCAAGATGATCGTGATGGGACGCCGCGCATCCTGCACTGA
- the thrS gene encoding threonine--tRNA ligase, whose product MVSVRLPDGSQRQFDQPVTVAQVAASIGPGLAKAALAGKVDGRLVDTSYLLDQDVDLAIVTERDPDGLDVIRHSTAHLLAYAVKALYPEAQVTIGPVIENGFYYDFSFHRPFTPEDLAAIEQKMHELAKRDEPVVREVWNRDDAVALFNSMGEKYKAEIIASIPAEQEIGLYREGQFVDLCRGPHVPSTGKLKVFKLMKVAGAYWRGDSNNEQLQRIYGTAWAKKEDQDAYLHMLEEAEKRDHRKLGRSLDLFHFQEEAPGLIFWHPKGWTIWQEVEQYMRRIYRDNGYQEVKAPQILDRALWEKSGHWENYKENMFTTESENRHYALKPMNCPGHVQIFNATLHSYRDLPLRYGEFGQCHRNEPSGALHGLMRVRGFTQDDGHIFCTEDQILDECVNYTSLLQRVYKDFGFSEIIYKVATRPPKRVGTDAGWDKAEFALMESLRRSGCEFEIAEGDGAFYGPKIEYTLKDAIGRQWQCGTMQVDFSMPERLNAEYVAEDNARKRPVMLHRAILGSLERFIGILIEHHAGALPLWLAPEQAIVLNIAENQAEYAQQVTQTLKKQGFRVRADLRNEKISYKIREHALQKVPYLLVVGDKERDANVVAVRARGGVDLGTLPLSALSERFIQECEAFQ is encoded by the coding sequence ATGGTTTCTGTTCGTTTGCCTGATGGTTCGCAGCGCCAGTTTGATCAACCGGTCACGGTAGCGCAAGTCGCTGCATCGATTGGCCCAGGGCTGGCCAAGGCCGCCTTGGCTGGCAAGGTCGACGGCAGGTTGGTCGATACGTCCTACTTGCTCGATCAGGATGTCGATCTGGCGATTGTTACCGAGCGTGACCCGGACGGCCTTGACGTCATCCGCCATTCGACGGCTCACTTGCTCGCTTACGCCGTGAAGGCGCTCTATCCGGAGGCGCAAGTCACCATCGGGCCGGTGATCGAAAACGGCTTTTACTACGATTTTTCCTTTCATCGGCCTTTCACGCCGGAGGACCTCGCGGCGATCGAGCAGAAAATGCACGAACTGGCCAAACGAGACGAGCCGGTCGTGCGCGAAGTGTGGAATCGTGACGACGCGGTCGCCTTGTTCAATTCAATGGGTGAAAAGTACAAGGCGGAGATCATCGCGTCGATTCCGGCCGAGCAGGAGATCGGGTTGTACCGGGAGGGGCAATTTGTCGATTTGTGCCGGGGCCCGCACGTTCCATCCACCGGCAAGCTGAAGGTTTTCAAGTTGATGAAGGTCGCCGGCGCTTATTGGCGCGGTGACTCGAATAATGAGCAGTTGCAGCGCATTTATGGCACGGCATGGGCGAAGAAGGAAGATCAGGATGCCTACCTGCATATGCTCGAAGAGGCGGAAAAGCGCGATCACCGCAAGCTCGGTCGGTCGCTCGATCTGTTTCATTTCCAGGAGGAAGCGCCTGGCCTGATCTTCTGGCATCCGAAGGGGTGGACGATTTGGCAGGAAGTCGAGCAGTATATGCGGCGCATTTACCGCGACAACGGCTATCAGGAGGTCAAGGCACCGCAGATTCTCGATCGCGCCTTGTGGGAAAAATCCGGGCACTGGGAGAACTACAAAGAGAACATGTTCACCACGGAGTCGGAAAATCGCCACTATGCGCTCAAGCCGATGAATTGTCCGGGACATGTGCAGATCTTCAACGCCACCCTGCACAGCTATCGGGATTTGCCGCTGCGCTATGGCGAATTCGGTCAGTGTCATCGCAACGAGCCGTCCGGCGCGCTGCATGGATTGATGCGGGTGCGCGGCTTTACCCAGGATGACGGCCATATTTTCTGCACCGAAGATCAAATTCTCGACGAGTGCGTGAACTACACGTCGTTGCTGCAGCGCGTTTATAAGGATTTCGGCTTTTCGGAGATCATCTATAAAGTCGCGACGCGTCCTCCCAAGCGGGTGGGAACCGATGCGGGCTGGGATAAGGCGGAGTTTGCCTTGATGGAATCGCTGCGTCGCTCGGGCTGTGAATTCGAGATCGCGGAGGGCGATGGGGCATTTTACGGACCGAAGATCGAGTACACCCTTAAAGATGCGATCGGTCGCCAATGGCAATGCGGAACGATGCAAGTCGATTTTTCGATGCCGGAGCGACTGAACGCCGAGTATGTGGCCGAAGATAATGCTCGCAAGCGACCGGTGATGCTGCACCGAGCCATTCTTGGGTCGTTGGAGCGGTTCATCGGCATTCTGATTGAGCACCATGCTGGTGCATTGCCCCTTTGGCTCGCGCCGGAACAGGCTATCGTGCTGAATATTGCGGAAAATCAAGCCGAATATGCCCAGCAGGTAACTCAAACGTTGAAAAAACAAGGGTTTAGAGTTCGGGCCGATTTGCGCAATGAGAAAATTAGCTATAAAATACGCGAGCACGCGCTGCAAAAGGTACCGTATTTGCTTGTCGTTGGTGACAAAGAGCGCGATGCCAACGTGGTAGCCGTTCGGGCTCGTGGCGGTGTGGACTTGGGGACTCTACCCTTATCCGCGTTATCAGAACGCTTCATTCAAGAGTGTGAAGCTTTTCAATAA
- the pheS gene encoding phenylalanine--tRNA ligase subunit alpha: MDLEHIVSEAQRAFAAALDAASLENEKARFLGKSGQLTELLKGLGKLDAEQRKAEGARINAAKQQVEAALQARRQALNDELMNVRLAAEAIDVTLPGRGQSRGTLHPVLTTWERVEKIFHSIGFDVADGPEIETDWYNFTALNSPENHPARSMQDTFYVDGSDETGKPLLLRTHTSPMQVRYARMHRPPIKVIAPGRTYRVDSDATHSPMFHQVEGLWIDENISFADLKGVYTDFLRQFFERDDIRVRFRPSYFPFTEPSAEIDMTFETGKNAGKWLEISGSGQVHPNVVRNMGLDPERYIGFAFGSGLERLAMLRYGVDDLRLFYENDLRFLRQFA, translated from the coding sequence ATGGATCTGGAACACATCGTAAGCGAAGCGCAGCGAGCCTTTGCCGCTGCCCTGGATGCCGCGTCCCTTGAAAATGAAAAGGCGCGTTTTCTCGGAAAATCCGGGCAACTGACCGAATTACTCAAGGGACTGGGCAAGCTTGACGCGGAGCAGCGCAAAGCGGAAGGGGCGCGCATCAACGCGGCCAAGCAACAGGTCGAGGCCGCCTTGCAGGCCCGTCGTCAGGCGTTGAACGATGAGCTGATGAATGTTCGCCTGGCCGCCGAGGCCATCGACGTGACGCTGCCGGGGCGTGGGCAATCGCGCGGTACGCTTCACCCGGTGTTGACCACCTGGGAGCGGGTGGAAAAGATCTTTCACTCGATCGGTTTCGACGTGGCCGACGGCCCGGAGATCGAAACCGATTGGTATAACTTCACTGCGTTGAACAGCCCGGAAAACCACCCGGCTCGCTCGATGCAAGACACTTTTTACGTCGATGGCAGCGATGAGACGGGCAAGCCATTGCTGTTGAGGACTCATACAAGTCCGATGCAGGTGCGCTATGCGCGGATGCATCGTCCGCCGATCAAGGTTATCGCGCCGGGGCGTACATATCGCGTTGACAGCGATGCGACGCATTCGCCGATGTTCCATCAAGTCGAAGGACTGTGGATTGACGAGAACATCAGCTTCGCCGACCTGAAGGGCGTATACACTGATTTTCTGCGGCAGTTCTTTGAGCGGGACGACATCCGCGTTCGATTCCGCCCCTCCTATTTCCCATTTACCGAGCCGTCGGCAGAAATCGATATGACGTTCGAGACAGGGAAAAATGCGGGGAAATGGTTGGAAATTTCCGGGTCTGGCCAGGTTCATCCGAACGTTGTGCGCAACATGGGACTCGACCCCGAGCGGTACATCGGTTTTGCCTTCGGCAGCGGTCTGGAGCGTCTGGCGATGTTGCGCTATGGCGTCGATGACCTGCGCCTGTTCTACGAAAACGATCTGCGCTTCCTGCGCCAATTTGCATAA
- the rplT gene encoding 50S ribosomal protein L20: MPRVKRGVTARARHKKIIAAAKGYRGRRNNVFRIAKQAVMRAGQYAYRDRRNKKRVFRALWITRINAGVREHGMTYSVFINGLKKASIELDRKVLADMAVTDKAAFAAIVNQVKAAVAA; encoded by the coding sequence ATGCCTCGAGTCAAACGTGGGGTCACAGCGCGGGCCCGTCATAAAAAGATCATTGCTGCCGCCAAGGGGTACCGCGGTCGCCGCAACAACGTATTCCGCATTGCCAAGCAAGCTGTCATGCGCGCCGGGCAATATGCCTATCGCGATCGCCGCAACAAGAAGCGTGTCTTCCGCGCACTGTGGATTACGCGGATCAACGCGGGTGTGCGTGAGCATGGCATGACCTACAGCGTGTTCATCAATGGCTTGAAAAAGGCGTCGATCGAGCTTGACCGCAAGGTGCTGGCGGATATGGCTGTCACGGACAAGGCTGCCTTTGCGGCGATTGTCAATCAGGTGAAGGCCGCCGTCGCAGCGTAA
- the rpmI gene encoding 50S ribosomal protein L35 gives MPKMKTKKSASKRFVVRPGGTVKRGQAFKRHILTKKTTKNKRHLRGSAEVHESNVKSVRAMMPFA, from the coding sequence ATGCCGAAGATGAAAACCAAGAAAAGCGCATCCAAGCGCTTTGTGGTGCGTCCGGGCGGAACCGTCAAGCGCGGTCAAGCCTTCAAGCGCCACATCCTTACCAAAAAAACCACCAAGAACAAACGCCACCTGCGCGGTTCTGCGGAAGTTCACGAGTCCAACGTGAAATCCGTGCGCGCAATGATGCCGTTCGCTTAA